Proteins found in one Lycium ferocissimum isolate CSIRO_LF1 chromosome 6, AGI_CSIRO_Lferr_CH_V1, whole genome shotgun sequence genomic segment:
- the LOC132061345 gene encoding pentatricopeptide repeat-containing protein At1g04840-like translates to MGRASKASVLFEEISESNAGSFNTLLCGLMSNGRLYKAIKFSGGMVKKIFCTAMIHGLIVNELHQTDLGLLFKMVEAGMKPNDLTVVIAFSARIKAGALETGRKIHDNIFNKGLYLIATVDNALLDIYAKCNGMKSTNLVFIGLTENHICSWCVIILIGLEAKGYTLVIFVTLAVKSMEFVSKGKILHVPFDPGGSYLGATEYPYHYTTRMKSDKYLSALKRASVKNL, encoded by the coding sequence ATGGGGCGGGCAAGTAAGGCCTCGGTATTGTTTGAGGAAATCTCGGAGAGCAATGCAGGGTCTTTCAATACCTTGCTTTGTGGGTTGATGAGTAATGGAAGGTTATATAAAGCAATAAAGTTTTCTGGTGGGATGGTGAAAAAGATTTTTTGTACAGCTATGATTCATGGGTTAATAGTAAATGAATTGCACCAAACAGATTTGGGGTTGTTATTCAAGATGGTGGAAGCGGGGATGAAGCCAAATGATTTAACTGTTGTAATTGCTTTTTCTGCTCGTATAAAAGCCGGGGCATTAGAGACAGGGAGAAAGATTCAtgataatatttttaacaaGGGTCTCTATTTGATTGCAACAGTTGACAATGCTTTGCTTGATATTTATGCAAAATGCAACGGGATGAAGTCCACAAACTTGGTTTTTATTGGATTGACAGAGAATCATATATGTTCTTGGTGTGTTATTATACTGATTGGACTAGAAGCTAAAGGATATACACTAGTAATCTTTGTGACATTAGCAGTAAAGAGCATGGAATTTGTTTCTAAGGGAAAAATCTTACACGTTCCATTTGACCCTGGGGGAAGCTACCTTGGAGCTACTGAATATCCTTACCACTACACAACTCGTATGAAGAGTGACAAATATCTCAGTGCATTAAAGAGAGCTAGTGTCAAAAATCTATAA